From the Rhodoferax sp. WC2427 genome, one window contains:
- a CDS encoding class I SAM-dependent methyltransferase, with translation MANGPLEDWKQQQRAIWASFTPMAVFTLPVAAHLVRFAGIQAGEAVLDVGTGTGIVALTAARAGARVTALDLTPELLVQARDNAAIARCEDIVWTEGDAEQLPYPDASFDVVLSQFGHMFAPRPARVVAEMRRVLTPQGRIAFATWPPEHMVGKMLAFLGRHAPPLPEGASPPPQWGHPATIAERLGGAFSPPFFARGAMQLPALSIPHYRLFLEQTIGPMQKLVARLASTPAQLQQFRAEFEAIAADYFVDNHVHQDYLLTRAQAR, from the coding sequence AGCAACAGCGTGCCATCTGGGCATCGTTTACACCCATGGCCGTGTTCACCCTGCCGGTGGCGGCGCACTTGGTGCGGTTTGCGGGCATCCAGGCGGGGGAGGCGGTGCTGGACGTGGGCACTGGCACCGGCATCGTCGCCCTCACGGCGGCCCGCGCGGGCGCACGGGTCACGGCGCTGGACCTCACGCCCGAGCTGCTGGTGCAGGCGCGCGACAACGCCGCCATCGCCCGCTGTGAAGACATCGTCTGGACCGAGGGCGATGCCGAGCAACTGCCCTACCCCGACGCATCCTTTGACGTGGTGCTGAGCCAGTTTGGCCACATGTTTGCCCCCCGCCCCGCCCGGGTGGTGGCCGAGATGCGCCGCGTGCTCACACCCCAGGGCCGTATCGCCTTTGCCACCTGGCCACCCGAGCACATGGTTGGCAAGATGTTGGCTTTCCTTGGCCGCCACGCGCCGCCGTTGCCCGAAGGGGCCTCACCGCCACCGCAGTGGGGCCACCCCGCCACCATCGCCGAGCGCCTGGGCGGTGCGTTCAGCCCGCCGTTTTTCGCGCGCGGCGCCATGCAGTTGCCCGCCCTCAGCATCCCCCACTACCGCCTGTTTCTGGAGCAGACCATCGGGCCGATGCAAAAACTCGTCGCCAGACTGGCCAGCACGCCCGCGCAGCTGCAGCAGTTCCGCGCCGAGTTCGAAGCCATTGCCGCCGACTACTTTGTCGACAACCACGTGCACCAGGACTACCTGCTGACGCGTGCGCAAGCCCGGTAA
- a CDS encoding PLP-dependent aminotransferase family protein has protein sequence MSTSMPTQPKYQHLAEHYRSAIHAGSLLPGHRMPSLREVVRQHTVSLSTAMQVCRLLESEGWLEARPRSGYFVRQAPATAKLAPVNDPPMQRAPDPAQYVGIHTKVSEFLALGRMQRFKTNLSTARCAPELYPAKALQQAAQRSLRLDPEQLVRAAPPQGCIEFREVLAQRALLAGMRLSAADIQVTNGCTEALNLALRAVAQPGDTIAVESPTFYGLLQTLESLGLKALEIPTSPRTGISVDAVELALRNTPGIKAVVVIPYLQNPTGSIMPSTHKQALLRLCQQHDVALVEDDTYSALVDDSVLRDEPLRAIKSWDDSGHVVYCASLHKCLAPGLRLGWISAGRWQTRVEMLKFAASRSNERLAQRAAASFMASPAFDRYLRHLRATLATQRTQTAQAVATYFPPGTRLTVPRGGLSLWIELPHGLSATALFHAALAENTVIAPGTIFTNSNRFESHLRVNCGWPFTPEVDRAFARLGELVGELAKAP, from the coding sequence ATGTCCACGTCCATGCCCACCCAGCCCAAATACCAGCACCTCGCCGAGCACTACCGCAGCGCCATCCACGCAGGCAGCCTGCTGCCCGGCCACCGCATGCCGTCGCTGCGCGAAGTGGTGCGCCAGCACACGGTCAGCCTGTCCACCGCCATGCAGGTGTGCCGCCTGCTGGAGAGCGAAGGCTGGCTGGAGGCGCGGCCCCGCTCGGGCTACTTTGTGCGCCAGGCACCGGCGACTGCGAAACTGGCCCCGGTGAACGACCCACCGATGCAGCGCGCGCCCGACCCGGCGCAGTACGTGGGCATCCACACCAAGGTGTCTGAATTTCTGGCGCTGGGGCGCATGCAGCGCTTCAAGACCAACCTGTCCACCGCCCGCTGTGCCCCCGAGCTCTACCCCGCCAAAGCCCTGCAGCAAGCCGCCCAGCGCAGCCTGCGCCTGGACCCCGAGCAACTGGTGCGCGCCGCGCCGCCGCAGGGCTGCATCGAGTTCCGGGAGGTACTGGCCCAGCGCGCGCTGCTGGCGGGCATGCGGCTGTCGGCGGCCGACATCCAGGTCACCAACGGCTGCACCGAGGCGCTGAACCTGGCCCTGCGCGCCGTGGCCCAGCCCGGCGACACCATCGCGGTGGAGTCGCCCACCTTCTACGGCCTGCTGCAAACCCTGGAAAGCCTGGGCCTGAAAGCGCTGGAAATCCCCACCAGCCCGCGCACCGGCATCTCGGTGGACGCGGTGGAACTGGCCCTGCGCAACACCCCGGGCATCAAGGCCGTGGTGGTCATCCCCTACCTGCAAAACCCCACCGGCAGCATCATGCCCAGCACCCACAAACAAGCCCTGCTGCGCCTGTGCCAGCAGCACGACGTCGCCCTGGTGGAAGACGACACCTACAGCGCCCTGGTAGACGACAGCGTGCTGCGCGACGAGCCCCTGCGCGCCATCAAGTCCTGGGACGACAGCGGCCATGTGGTGTATTGCGCGTCGCTGCACAAATGCCTGGCCCCCGGCCTGCGCCTGGGCTGGATCAGCGCCGGGCGCTGGCAGACCCGGGTGGAGATGCTCAAGTTCGCCGCCTCGCGCAGCAACGAGCGCCTGGCCCAGCGCGCCGCCGCCAGCTTCATGGCCTCGCCGGCTTTTGACCGCTACCTGCGCCACCTGCGCGCCACCCTGGCCACCCAGCGCACCCAGACCGCCCAGGCCGTGGCCACCTACTTCCCGCCCGGCACCCGCCTCACCGTGCCGCGCGGCGGCCTGTCGCTGTGGATCGAGCTGCCCCACGGCCTGTCGGCCACCGCCCTGTTCCACGCCGCCCTGGCCGAGAACACGGTGATCGCCCCCGGCACCATCTTTACCAACTCCAACCGCTTCGAAAGCCACCTGCGCGTCAACTGCGGCTGGCCCTTCACGCCCGAGGTGGACCGGGCGTTTGCGCGGCTGGGGGAGCTGGTGGGGGAGTTGGCAAAAGCACCCTAA
- a CDS encoding SDR family NAD(P)-dependent oxidoreductase, whose protein sequence is MKTAHYPSLEGRSVFITGGSSGIGADMVVGFARQGAKVAFTGRNAASAAKVLAEASAVGPAPLFLQSEASDVAALQAAIAQAAAAHGDISVLVNNVANDQRHDIMDVTPEDFDWRVSINLRPAFFAVQAVVPGMRRMGGGAIVNLGSVSWMIKGKGYPLYATCKSATVGLTRSLARDLGPDNIRVNTLTPGWIMTEKQLTQWVDAEGERLMDDNQCLPGRVVGADVAHMALFLAADDSRMVTAQDFVVDAGWT, encoded by the coding sequence ATGAAAACTGCCCACTACCCCAGCCTAGAGGGCCGCAGCGTGTTCATCACCGGCGGCAGCTCCGGCATCGGTGCCGACATGGTGGTGGGCTTTGCCCGCCAGGGTGCCAAGGTGGCCTTTACGGGCCGCAACGCTGCATCGGCCGCCAAGGTGCTGGCCGAAGCCAGCGCAGTCGGCCCCGCACCGCTGTTTTTGCAAAGCGAAGCCAGCGACGTGGCTGCGCTGCAGGCCGCCATTGCCCAGGCCGCCGCCGCGCACGGTGACATCAGCGTGCTGGTCAACAACGTGGCCAACGACCAGCGCCACGACATCATGGATGTAACCCCCGAAGACTTCGACTGGCGGGTGTCCATTAATCTGCGGCCCGCCTTCTTCGCCGTCCAGGCCGTGGTGCCCGGCATGCGCCGCATGGGCGGCGGGGCCATCGTCAACCTGGGCTCGGTGAGCTGGATGATCAAGGGCAAGGGCTACCCCTTGTACGCCACCTGCAAGTCAGCCACCGTGGGCCTCACGCGCAGCCTGGCCCGCGACCTGGGCCCCGACAACATCCGCGTCAACACCCTGACCCCCGGCTGGATCATGACCGAGAAGCAGCTCACCCAGTGGGTCGATGCCGAGGGCGAGCGCCTGATGGACGACAACCAGTGCCTGCCGGGCCGCGTGGTCGGTGCGGACGTGGCCCACATGGCGCTGTTTTTGGCAGCCGACGACAGCCGCATGGTCACCGCCCAGGACTTCGTGGTGGACGCGGGCTGGACCTGA
- a CDS encoding SMP-30/gluconolactonase/LRE family protein — translation MPLPCTVTPIWPATLQLGEGTLWHAASSRFFFVDIRGQAVHSWSPTTDVRQSWQMPEMVGWLVPCADGQGFIAGFQSGFVRLTLEPALKIERLGSPHPDQPGLRLNDAKADAGGRIWAGSMHHENPQLPLGQLACLHPDGRIEVVEQNIHIANGPAISPDGSVLLHTDSLLRSIYCYRLSADGQLHNKNLWKTFAPEDGEPDGMTFDAEGHVWVAFWGGSCLRRFNLAGDELQRIDMPASQITNVAFGGENLDLMLVTSARVGLSDEQLAQQPLAGSAFVLRTGVRGVVPGVWG, via the coding sequence ATGCCTTTGCCCTGCACTGTCACCCCGATCTGGCCCGCCACCCTGCAACTCGGCGAGGGCACGCTGTGGCATGCCGCCAGCAGCCGCTTCTTCTTTGTGGACATCCGCGGCCAGGCGGTGCACAGCTGGTCGCCCACCACCGACGTGCGCCAGAGCTGGCAGATGCCCGAGATGGTGGGCTGGCTGGTGCCTTGCGCCGACGGCCAGGGCTTCATCGCCGGTTTCCAGTCCGGCTTTGTGCGCCTCACCCTGGAGCCCGCGCTGAAGATCGAACGCCTGGGCTCCCCGCACCCTGACCAGCCTGGCCTGCGCCTCAACGATGCCAAAGCCGATGCCGGTGGCCGCATCTGGGCCGGCTCCATGCACCATGAAAACCCCCAGCTGCCCCTGGGCCAGCTTGCCTGCCTGCACCCCGATGGGCGCATCGAGGTGGTGGAACAAAACATCCACATCGCCAACGGCCCCGCCATCTCGCCCGACGGCAGCGTACTGCTGCACACCGACAGCCTGCTGCGCAGCATCTACTGCTACCGGCTCAGCGCCGACGGCCAGCTGCACAACAAAAACCTCTGGAAAACCTTCGCCCCCGAAGACGGCGAGCCCGACGGCATGACCTTCGACGCCGAAGGCCATGTGTGGGTGGCCTTCTGGGGCGGCAGCTGCCTGCGCCGCTTCAACCTGGCCGGCGACGAGCTGCAACGCATCGACATGCCCGCCAGCCAGATCACCAACGTGGCCTTTGGCGGCGAGAACCTGGATCTGATGCTGGTGACGAGTGCGCGCGTGGGCTTGTCCGATGAACAACTGGCCCAGCAGCCGCTGGCGGGCTCGGCGTTTGTGCTGCGCACCGGCGTGCGCGGGGTGGTGCCGGGGGTGTGGGGCTAG
- a CDS encoding IlvD/Edd family dehydratase, with translation MTTESPKKRRSQHWFGGTSKDNFIHRSWMKSEGLPDDSFDGRPVIGICNTWSELTPCNQHFRQIAERVKHGVLQAGGIAVEFPVSSLGETLMRPTAMLYRNLASMDVEEAIRAHPLDGVVLLAGCDKTTPATLMGAASVDLPTLVVSGGAMLNGNYRGEPIGSGTHVWKFSEAVNAGKMTLPQFMQAESCMSRSAGVCMTMGTASTMASMVEALGVSLPTNAAIPAVDSRRLELAQRSGRMIVDMVERDMRLSHVLTREAFENAIRVCGAIGGSTNAVIHLIAIAGRMGVPLSLDDWDRLGRDIPTIVNLMPSGEYLMEDFYYAGGLPVVMKRLLEAGLLHGDAITVNNRTQAQNIEHAECFNDKVIRPLDKPLVEQGGLAVLRGNLAPQGAVIKPSAATARLLQHRGKAVVFENIEHYKERIMDPDLDIDANSVMVLKNCGPKGYPGMAEVGNMGLPPKLLQQGITDMVRISDARMSGTAFGTVVLHVAPEAAAGGPLALVQDGDEIELDVAGRGLHLHVSDAELARRRLAWVAPPEPASGYVRLYHRHVLQADQGADLDFLVGCRGDAVPRDSH, from the coding sequence ATGACCACCGAATCCCCTAAAAAACGCCGTTCCCAACACTGGTTTGGCGGCACCAGCAAAGACAACTTCATCCACCGCAGCTGGATGAAAAGCGAAGGCCTGCCCGACGACAGCTTCGATGGCCGCCCGGTCATCGGCATCTGCAACACCTGGAGCGAGCTCACCCCCTGCAACCAGCATTTCCGCCAGATCGCCGAGCGGGTGAAGCACGGTGTGCTGCAGGCCGGGGGTATTGCCGTCGAATTCCCGGTGTCGTCGCTGGGCGAGACCCTGATGCGCCCCACCGCCATGCTGTACCGCAACCTGGCCAGCATGGACGTGGAAGAGGCCATCCGCGCCCACCCGCTGGACGGCGTGGTGCTGCTGGCGGGCTGCGACAAAACCACCCCCGCCACGCTGATGGGCGCGGCCAGTGTCGACCTGCCCACGCTGGTGGTGTCGGGCGGCGCCATGCTCAACGGCAACTACCGCGGCGAGCCCATCGGCTCGGGCACCCACGTGTGGAAGTTCTCCGAGGCTGTGAACGCAGGCAAGATGACCCTGCCGCAGTTCATGCAGGCCGAAAGCTGCATGTCGCGCTCTGCTGGTGTGTGCATGACCATGGGCACGGCCAGCACCATGGCCAGCATGGTTGAGGCGCTGGGCGTGTCCCTGCCCACCAATGCCGCCATTCCCGCCGTGGACTCGCGCCGCCTGGAGCTGGCGCAGCGCTCGGGCCGCATGATTGTGGACATGGTCGAGCGCGATATGCGCCTGTCCCACGTGCTGACCCGCGAAGCTTTTGAAAACGCCATCCGCGTCTGCGGGGCCATTGGCGGCTCGACCAATGCGGTGATCCACCTGATTGCGATTGCCGGGCGCATGGGCGTGCCGCTGTCGCTGGACGACTGGGACCGCCTGGGCCGCGACATCCCCACCATCGTCAACCTCATGCCGTCGGGCGAATACCTGATGGAAGACTTCTACTACGCCGGTGGCCTGCCGGTGGTGATGAAGCGCCTGCTGGAAGCTGGCCTGCTGCACGGCGACGCCATCACCGTCAATAACCGCACCCAGGCGCAAAACATCGAGCACGCCGAGTGCTTCAACGACAAGGTGATCCGCCCGCTGGACAAACCGCTGGTGGAGCAGGGCGGCCTGGCCGTCCTGCGCGGCAACCTGGCCCCGCAGGGCGCGGTGATCAAGCCGTCTGCCGCCACGGCCCGCCTGCTGCAGCACCGGGGCAAAGCCGTGGTGTTCGAGAACATCGAACACTACAAAGAACGCATCATGGACCCGGACCTGGACATCGACGCCAACAGCGTGATGGTGCTGAAGAACTGCGGCCCCAAGGGCTACCCCGGCATGGCCGAGGTGGGCAATATGGGCCTGCCGCCCAAGCTGCTGCAGCAGGGCATTACCGACATGGTGCGCATCTCGGACGCGCGCATGAGCGGCACCGCCTTTGGCACCGTGGTGCTGCACGTGGCGCCCGAAGCCGCCGCCGGTGGCCCGCTGGCCTTGGTGCAAGACGGTGACGAGATCGAGCTGGACGTGGCGGGCCGGGGCCTGCACCTGCACGTGAGCGACGCAGAACTCGCCCGCCGCCGCCTGGCCTGGGTGGCTCCGCCCGAGCCTGCCTCCGGCTACGTGCGCCTGTACCACCGCCACGTGCTGCAAGCCGACCAAGGCGCAGATTTGGACTTTCTGGTGGGCTGCCGTGGCGATGCCGTGCCCCGCGATTCACATTGA